One window of Vanessa cardui chromosome 5, ilVanCard2.1, whole genome shotgun sequence genomic DNA carries:
- the LOC124529588 gene encoding ribonuclease Z, mitochondrial isoform X2, protein MYGKITTFASMPKPNSGRIFDAQRQRQQISKKAEKYGPSTVYLQVLGSGARGAPNTLYLFTDQKRYLFNCGEGTQRLAHEHKVKLSKLDHIFITNKTWRNIGGLPGLSLTLQDVGVPNITLHGPDGLDELYNATKRFVIMKDMNVTMAKCSPSVDFEDNVMTVKYVLMGPEDNIFKTDSTPIAKKPKLGGEILDSKFEEFIHDDTDYYKRETKNPEEPKNMSPKLKTKNVGKDALKMKDEKVLHELQKQSHCTVAYICTLKKRLGTLVLEKCVELGVKPGPLLGQLKSGQDVVLPDGKLVRSKDVKTPDDPGPVFIVLEVPDISYLKESEFAAHFDDKVNPPENIPTIVVHYTPPHVFNHPKYRAFMSQFGAATRHLALNAHNTCMGSEAVHRSQHRLHLLDEDMFPLLRDASVPALWAPGPRATAALDGARFRGLEELKNKIAEAQFQNIISLEGSCGDAAPGGAAPARLDVVAARTLTMFHLRPKKALDRSAEPKLHIQEYIQEAMDVNGFVESLEKFRKLVEKIRYGRIQHHQEYPKVVFLGTGSCIPSKTRNTSAIVLQIDEQRSMLMDCGEGTFGQLVRFFGPKKVNAFLRTLKAIYISHLHADHHIGLIDVLQARRQALEEIDKEAPEAPVYLLAPGQIVSWLSIYDKEFERIRDEFTLIPNQDLLDDGGEQWAAALRGAGVLRARTCHVAHCPNAFGLAVDVTPHYKLTYSGDTIPCGELVNIGKNSTLLIHEATMEDELAGEARIKMHSTTSQAINIGREMNAKYTILTHFSQRYARLPRLNASILNDNNTVGIAFDNMQITMSDLELLPHMYAPLQLMFAEHCVELELKAANRARQKERQRLSPTPPTSNSVRTYSTNTHTEEETTDKADEHNGTTDNNESEQQRNGENITDNDRNIIS, encoded by the exons ATGTACGGTAAAATAACAACATTTG CCAGCATGCCGAAACCCAATTCTGGAAGAATTTTCGATGCACAACGCCAACGTCAACAAATTAGTAAAAAGGCAGAAAAATATGGCCCTAGTACAGTATATTTACAGGTCCTAGGCTCTGGGGCTAGAGGAGCTCCTAATACTCTTTATCTATTTACTGATCAAAAGCG ttatttattcaattgtgGAGAGGGTACTCAGAGACTTGCCCATGAACACAAGGTAAAACTATCAAAACTTGACCATATTTTTATCACTAACAAGACCTGGAGGAATATTGGTGGTCTGCCTGGACTCTCTCTCACACTCCAAGATGTTGGTGTGCCAAATATAACCTTACATGGACCCGATGGATTG gatgAATTGTACAATGCCACGAAAAGGTTTGTGATTATGAAAGATATGAATGTCACTATGGCCAAGTGCAGTCCTTCTGTTGACTTTGAAGACAATGTGATGACTGTTAAATATGTTCTTAT GGGACctgaagataatatttttaaaactgattCCACACCTATTGCAAAGAAACCAAAACTTGGTGGTGAAATACTAGACAGTAAATTTGAGGAGTTCATTCATGATGACACTGACTATTACAAAAGGGAAACCAAGAACCCTGAAGAACCAAAAAATATGTctccaaaattaaaaacaaaaaatgttggTAAAG ATGCTCTGAAGATGAAGGACGAAAAAGTATTGCATGAACTGCAAAAACAAAGTCATTGTACTGTAGCATATATTTGTACTTTGAAG AAACGTCTAGGTACACTTGTTCTAGAGAAATGCGTAGAATTAGGTGTCAAACCGGGGCCGCTGCTTGGGCAACTGAAGAGCGGACAGGATGTGGTGCTGCCTGATGGTAAACTCGTACGTTCAAAAGATGTGAAGACACCGGACGATCCTGGACCAGTTTTTATTG TCCTGGAAGTTCCAGATATATCATACTTGAAAGAATCAGAATTCGCTGCACATTTTGACGATAAAGTTAACCCACCAGAGAACATTCCTACTATTGTTGTGCACTACACGCCACCGCACGTCTTCAATCATCCCAA GTACCGCGCCTTCATGTCGCAGTTCGGCGCGGCGACGCGGCACCTGGCGCTCAACGCGCACAACACGTGCATGGGCTCGGAGGCCGTGCACCGCTCGCAGCACCGCCTGCACCTGCTGGACGAGGACATGTTCCCGCTGCTGCGCGACGCCAGCGTGCCCGCGCTGTGGGCGCCCGGGCCCCGCGCCACAGCCGCGCTCGACGGCGCGCGCTTCAGGGGCCTCGAGGAGCTCAAGAACAAG ATCGCGGAGGCGCAGTTCCAGAACATCATAAGCCTGGAGGGCTCGTGCGGCGACGCGGCCccgggcggcgcggcgcccgCGCGCCTCGACGTGGTGGCCGCGCGCACGCTCACCATGTTCCACCTGCGCCCCAAGAAGGCGCTCGACAG ATCGGCCGAACCGAAGCTCCATATACAGGAGTATATACAGGAGGCGATGGACGTGAATGGATTCGTTGAGAGTCTAGAAAAATTCCGAAAACTAGTTGAAAAAATACGCTACGGCAGGATCCAGCACCACCAAGAGTATCCGAAGGTAGTTTTCCTCGGAACCGGCTCCTGCATACCGAGTAAGACGAGGAATACCAGTGCAATCGTTCTACAGATTGA CGAACAGAGGTCGATGTTGATGGATTGTGGCGAAGGCACATTTGGTCAGCTGGTTCGCTTCTTTGGACCGAAGAAAGTCAACGCGTTCCTGAGGACACTGAAGGCCATTTATATTTCTCACCTACACGCAGACCACCATATCG GTCTAATAGACGTGCTACAGGCGCGTCGTCAGGCCTTAGAAGAAATTGACAAGGAAGCGCCTGAAGCTCCCGTGTACCTGCTCGCACCCGGACAGATCGTCTCCTGGCTGTCCATATACGACAAGGAGTTCGAGAggatacgagatgaatttacgCTAATACCTAATCAGGATTTG CTGGACGACGGGGGCGAGCAGTGGGCGGCGGCGCTGCGCGGCGCGGGCGTGCTGCGCGCGCGCACGTGCCACGTGGCGCACTGCCCCAACGCCTTCGGGCTGGCCGTCGACGTCACCCCGCACTACAAGCTCACCTACTCCGGCGACACCATACCCTGCGGCGAGCTCGTCAACATCG GTAAAAACTCAACACTGTTAATCCACGAAGCGACAATGGAAGACGAGCTCGCAGGGGAAGCGCGCATTAAGATGCACTCGACGACGTCGCAGGCCATTAACATCGGGCGGGAGATGAACGCCAAGTACACGATACTGACGCACTTCAGCCAGCGGTACGCGCGCCTGCCGCGGCTCAACGCGAGCATACTCAACGATAACAACACGGTCGGGATAGCCTTCGACAACATGCAG ATAACAATGAGCGACTTAGAACTCCTGCCACACATGTACGCCCCACTCCAGCTGATGTTCGCCGAGCACTGTGTCGAGCTGGAACTAAAAGCGGCCAATCGAGCGCGACAAAAGGAAAGGCAGCGCCTGTCCCCCACCCCGCCCACGTCTAACTCTGTACGGACCTACTCCACCAACACCCATACAGAAGAAGAGACCACGGACAAAGCAGACGAGCACAATGGAACCACAGACAATAATGAATCGGAACAACAGAGAAATGGTGAAAATATTACAGATAACGATCGTAATATAATCAGCTAG
- the LOC124529588 gene encoding ribonuclease Z, mitochondrial isoform X3, translating to MYASMPKPNSGRIFDAQRQRQQISKKAEKYGPSTVYLQVLGSGARGAPNTLYLFTDQKRYLFNCGEGTQRLAHEHKVKLSKLDHIFITNKTWRNIGGLPGLSLTLQDVGVPNITLHGPDGLDELYNATKRFVIMKDMNVTMAKCSPSVDFEDNVMTVKYVLMGPEDNIFKTDSTPIAKKPKLGGEILDSKFEEFIHDDTDYYKRETKNPEEPKNMSPKLKTKNVGKDALKMKDEKVLHELQKQSHCTVAYICTLKKRLGTLVLEKCVELGVKPGPLLGQLKSGQDVVLPDGKLVRSKDVKTPDDPGPVFIVLEVPDISYLKESEFAAHFDDKVNPPENIPTIVVHYTPPHVFNHPKYRAFMSQFGAATRHLALNAHNTCMGSEAVHRSQHRLHLLDEDMFPLLRDASVPALWAPGPRATAALDGARFRGLEELKNKIAEAQFQNIISLEGSCGDAAPGGAAPARLDVVAARTLTMFHLRPKKALDRSAEPKLHIQEYIQEAMDVNGFVESLEKFRKLVEKIRYGRIQHHQEYPKVVFLGTGSCIPSKTRNTSAIVLQIDEQRSMLMDCGEGTFGQLVRFFGPKKVNAFLRTLKAIYISHLHADHHIGLIDVLQARRQALEEIDKEAPEAPVYLLAPGQIVSWLSIYDKEFERIRDEFTLIPNQDLLDDGGEQWAAALRGAGVLRARTCHVAHCPNAFGLAVDVTPHYKLTYSGDTIPCGELVNIGKNSTLLIHEATMEDELAGEARIKMHSTTSQAINIGREMNAKYTILTHFSQRYARLPRLNASILNDNNTVGIAFDNMQITMSDLELLPHMYAPLQLMFAEHCVELELKAANRARQKERQRLSPTPPTSNSVRTYSTNTHTEEETTDKADEHNGTTDNNESEQQRNGENITDNDRNIIS from the exons ATGTACG CCAGCATGCCGAAACCCAATTCTGGAAGAATTTTCGATGCACAACGCCAACGTCAACAAATTAGTAAAAAGGCAGAAAAATATGGCCCTAGTACAGTATATTTACAGGTCCTAGGCTCTGGGGCTAGAGGAGCTCCTAATACTCTTTATCTATTTACTGATCAAAAGCG ttatttattcaattgtgGAGAGGGTACTCAGAGACTTGCCCATGAACACAAGGTAAAACTATCAAAACTTGACCATATTTTTATCACTAACAAGACCTGGAGGAATATTGGTGGTCTGCCTGGACTCTCTCTCACACTCCAAGATGTTGGTGTGCCAAATATAACCTTACATGGACCCGATGGATTG gatgAATTGTACAATGCCACGAAAAGGTTTGTGATTATGAAAGATATGAATGTCACTATGGCCAAGTGCAGTCCTTCTGTTGACTTTGAAGACAATGTGATGACTGTTAAATATGTTCTTAT GGGACctgaagataatatttttaaaactgattCCACACCTATTGCAAAGAAACCAAAACTTGGTGGTGAAATACTAGACAGTAAATTTGAGGAGTTCATTCATGATGACACTGACTATTACAAAAGGGAAACCAAGAACCCTGAAGAACCAAAAAATATGTctccaaaattaaaaacaaaaaatgttggTAAAG ATGCTCTGAAGATGAAGGACGAAAAAGTATTGCATGAACTGCAAAAACAAAGTCATTGTACTGTAGCATATATTTGTACTTTGAAG AAACGTCTAGGTACACTTGTTCTAGAGAAATGCGTAGAATTAGGTGTCAAACCGGGGCCGCTGCTTGGGCAACTGAAGAGCGGACAGGATGTGGTGCTGCCTGATGGTAAACTCGTACGTTCAAAAGATGTGAAGACACCGGACGATCCTGGACCAGTTTTTATTG TCCTGGAAGTTCCAGATATATCATACTTGAAAGAATCAGAATTCGCTGCACATTTTGACGATAAAGTTAACCCACCAGAGAACATTCCTACTATTGTTGTGCACTACACGCCACCGCACGTCTTCAATCATCCCAA GTACCGCGCCTTCATGTCGCAGTTCGGCGCGGCGACGCGGCACCTGGCGCTCAACGCGCACAACACGTGCATGGGCTCGGAGGCCGTGCACCGCTCGCAGCACCGCCTGCACCTGCTGGACGAGGACATGTTCCCGCTGCTGCGCGACGCCAGCGTGCCCGCGCTGTGGGCGCCCGGGCCCCGCGCCACAGCCGCGCTCGACGGCGCGCGCTTCAGGGGCCTCGAGGAGCTCAAGAACAAG ATCGCGGAGGCGCAGTTCCAGAACATCATAAGCCTGGAGGGCTCGTGCGGCGACGCGGCCccgggcggcgcggcgcccgCGCGCCTCGACGTGGTGGCCGCGCGCACGCTCACCATGTTCCACCTGCGCCCCAAGAAGGCGCTCGACAG ATCGGCCGAACCGAAGCTCCATATACAGGAGTATATACAGGAGGCGATGGACGTGAATGGATTCGTTGAGAGTCTAGAAAAATTCCGAAAACTAGTTGAAAAAATACGCTACGGCAGGATCCAGCACCACCAAGAGTATCCGAAGGTAGTTTTCCTCGGAACCGGCTCCTGCATACCGAGTAAGACGAGGAATACCAGTGCAATCGTTCTACAGATTGA CGAACAGAGGTCGATGTTGATGGATTGTGGCGAAGGCACATTTGGTCAGCTGGTTCGCTTCTTTGGACCGAAGAAAGTCAACGCGTTCCTGAGGACACTGAAGGCCATTTATATTTCTCACCTACACGCAGACCACCATATCG GTCTAATAGACGTGCTACAGGCGCGTCGTCAGGCCTTAGAAGAAATTGACAAGGAAGCGCCTGAAGCTCCCGTGTACCTGCTCGCACCCGGACAGATCGTCTCCTGGCTGTCCATATACGACAAGGAGTTCGAGAggatacgagatgaatttacgCTAATACCTAATCAGGATTTG CTGGACGACGGGGGCGAGCAGTGGGCGGCGGCGCTGCGCGGCGCGGGCGTGCTGCGCGCGCGCACGTGCCACGTGGCGCACTGCCCCAACGCCTTCGGGCTGGCCGTCGACGTCACCCCGCACTACAAGCTCACCTACTCCGGCGACACCATACCCTGCGGCGAGCTCGTCAACATCG GTAAAAACTCAACACTGTTAATCCACGAAGCGACAATGGAAGACGAGCTCGCAGGGGAAGCGCGCATTAAGATGCACTCGACGACGTCGCAGGCCATTAACATCGGGCGGGAGATGAACGCCAAGTACACGATACTGACGCACTTCAGCCAGCGGTACGCGCGCCTGCCGCGGCTCAACGCGAGCATACTCAACGATAACAACACGGTCGGGATAGCCTTCGACAACATGCAG ATAACAATGAGCGACTTAGAACTCCTGCCACACATGTACGCCCCACTCCAGCTGATGTTCGCCGAGCACTGTGTCGAGCTGGAACTAAAAGCGGCCAATCGAGCGCGACAAAAGGAAAGGCAGCGCCTGTCCCCCACCCCGCCCACGTCTAACTCTGTACGGACCTACTCCACCAACACCCATACAGAAGAAGAGACCACGGACAAAGCAGACGAGCACAATGGAACCACAGACAATAATGAATCGGAACAACAGAGAAATGGTGAAAATATTACAGATAACGATCGTAATATAATCAGCTAG
- the LOC124529588 gene encoding ribonuclease Z, mitochondrial isoform X1 yields the protein MYGKITTFGKVVRINSVRYYSSDSSKKLLEFLASMPKPNSGRIFDAQRQRQQISKKAEKYGPSTVYLQVLGSGARGAPNTLYLFTDQKRYLFNCGEGTQRLAHEHKVKLSKLDHIFITNKTWRNIGGLPGLSLTLQDVGVPNITLHGPDGLDELYNATKRFVIMKDMNVTMAKCSPSVDFEDNVMTVKYVLMGPEDNIFKTDSTPIAKKPKLGGEILDSKFEEFIHDDTDYYKRETKNPEEPKNMSPKLKTKNVGKDALKMKDEKVLHELQKQSHCTVAYICTLKKRLGTLVLEKCVELGVKPGPLLGQLKSGQDVVLPDGKLVRSKDVKTPDDPGPVFIVLEVPDISYLKESEFAAHFDDKVNPPENIPTIVVHYTPPHVFNHPKYRAFMSQFGAATRHLALNAHNTCMGSEAVHRSQHRLHLLDEDMFPLLRDASVPALWAPGPRATAALDGARFRGLEELKNKIAEAQFQNIISLEGSCGDAAPGGAAPARLDVVAARTLTMFHLRPKKALDRSAEPKLHIQEYIQEAMDVNGFVESLEKFRKLVEKIRYGRIQHHQEYPKVVFLGTGSCIPSKTRNTSAIVLQIDEQRSMLMDCGEGTFGQLVRFFGPKKVNAFLRTLKAIYISHLHADHHIGLIDVLQARRQALEEIDKEAPEAPVYLLAPGQIVSWLSIYDKEFERIRDEFTLIPNQDLLDDGGEQWAAALRGAGVLRARTCHVAHCPNAFGLAVDVTPHYKLTYSGDTIPCGELVNIGKNSTLLIHEATMEDELAGEARIKMHSTTSQAINIGREMNAKYTILTHFSQRYARLPRLNASILNDNNTVGIAFDNMQITMSDLELLPHMYAPLQLMFAEHCVELELKAANRARQKERQRLSPTPPTSNSVRTYSTNTHTEEETTDKADEHNGTTDNNESEQQRNGENITDNDRNIIS from the exons ATGTACGGTAAAATAACAACATTTGGTAAAGTAGTTAGAATAAATAGTGTCCGTTATTACAGCAGCGACAGTAGTAAGAAATTGTTGGAATTTCTAGCCAGCATGCCGAAACCCAATTCTGGAAGAATTTTCGATGCACAACGCCAACGTCAACAAATTAGTAAAAAGGCAGAAAAATATGGCCCTAGTACAGTATATTTACAGGTCCTAGGCTCTGGGGCTAGAGGAGCTCCTAATACTCTTTATCTATTTACTGATCAAAAGCG ttatttattcaattgtgGAGAGGGTACTCAGAGACTTGCCCATGAACACAAGGTAAAACTATCAAAACTTGACCATATTTTTATCACTAACAAGACCTGGAGGAATATTGGTGGTCTGCCTGGACTCTCTCTCACACTCCAAGATGTTGGTGTGCCAAATATAACCTTACATGGACCCGATGGATTG gatgAATTGTACAATGCCACGAAAAGGTTTGTGATTATGAAAGATATGAATGTCACTATGGCCAAGTGCAGTCCTTCTGTTGACTTTGAAGACAATGTGATGACTGTTAAATATGTTCTTAT GGGACctgaagataatatttttaaaactgattCCACACCTATTGCAAAGAAACCAAAACTTGGTGGTGAAATACTAGACAGTAAATTTGAGGAGTTCATTCATGATGACACTGACTATTACAAAAGGGAAACCAAGAACCCTGAAGAACCAAAAAATATGTctccaaaattaaaaacaaaaaatgttggTAAAG ATGCTCTGAAGATGAAGGACGAAAAAGTATTGCATGAACTGCAAAAACAAAGTCATTGTACTGTAGCATATATTTGTACTTTGAAG AAACGTCTAGGTACACTTGTTCTAGAGAAATGCGTAGAATTAGGTGTCAAACCGGGGCCGCTGCTTGGGCAACTGAAGAGCGGACAGGATGTGGTGCTGCCTGATGGTAAACTCGTACGTTCAAAAGATGTGAAGACACCGGACGATCCTGGACCAGTTTTTATTG TCCTGGAAGTTCCAGATATATCATACTTGAAAGAATCAGAATTCGCTGCACATTTTGACGATAAAGTTAACCCACCAGAGAACATTCCTACTATTGTTGTGCACTACACGCCACCGCACGTCTTCAATCATCCCAA GTACCGCGCCTTCATGTCGCAGTTCGGCGCGGCGACGCGGCACCTGGCGCTCAACGCGCACAACACGTGCATGGGCTCGGAGGCCGTGCACCGCTCGCAGCACCGCCTGCACCTGCTGGACGAGGACATGTTCCCGCTGCTGCGCGACGCCAGCGTGCCCGCGCTGTGGGCGCCCGGGCCCCGCGCCACAGCCGCGCTCGACGGCGCGCGCTTCAGGGGCCTCGAGGAGCTCAAGAACAAG ATCGCGGAGGCGCAGTTCCAGAACATCATAAGCCTGGAGGGCTCGTGCGGCGACGCGGCCccgggcggcgcggcgcccgCGCGCCTCGACGTGGTGGCCGCGCGCACGCTCACCATGTTCCACCTGCGCCCCAAGAAGGCGCTCGACAG ATCGGCCGAACCGAAGCTCCATATACAGGAGTATATACAGGAGGCGATGGACGTGAATGGATTCGTTGAGAGTCTAGAAAAATTCCGAAAACTAGTTGAAAAAATACGCTACGGCAGGATCCAGCACCACCAAGAGTATCCGAAGGTAGTTTTCCTCGGAACCGGCTCCTGCATACCGAGTAAGACGAGGAATACCAGTGCAATCGTTCTACAGATTGA CGAACAGAGGTCGATGTTGATGGATTGTGGCGAAGGCACATTTGGTCAGCTGGTTCGCTTCTTTGGACCGAAGAAAGTCAACGCGTTCCTGAGGACACTGAAGGCCATTTATATTTCTCACCTACACGCAGACCACCATATCG GTCTAATAGACGTGCTACAGGCGCGTCGTCAGGCCTTAGAAGAAATTGACAAGGAAGCGCCTGAAGCTCCCGTGTACCTGCTCGCACCCGGACAGATCGTCTCCTGGCTGTCCATATACGACAAGGAGTTCGAGAggatacgagatgaatttacgCTAATACCTAATCAGGATTTG CTGGACGACGGGGGCGAGCAGTGGGCGGCGGCGCTGCGCGGCGCGGGCGTGCTGCGCGCGCGCACGTGCCACGTGGCGCACTGCCCCAACGCCTTCGGGCTGGCCGTCGACGTCACCCCGCACTACAAGCTCACCTACTCCGGCGACACCATACCCTGCGGCGAGCTCGTCAACATCG GTAAAAACTCAACACTGTTAATCCACGAAGCGACAATGGAAGACGAGCTCGCAGGGGAAGCGCGCATTAAGATGCACTCGACGACGTCGCAGGCCATTAACATCGGGCGGGAGATGAACGCCAAGTACACGATACTGACGCACTTCAGCCAGCGGTACGCGCGCCTGCCGCGGCTCAACGCGAGCATACTCAACGATAACAACACGGTCGGGATAGCCTTCGACAACATGCAG ATAACAATGAGCGACTTAGAACTCCTGCCACACATGTACGCCCCACTCCAGCTGATGTTCGCCGAGCACTGTGTCGAGCTGGAACTAAAAGCGGCCAATCGAGCGCGACAAAAGGAAAGGCAGCGCCTGTCCCCCACCCCGCCCACGTCTAACTCTGTACGGACCTACTCCACCAACACCCATACAGAAGAAGAGACCACGGACAAAGCAGACGAGCACAATGGAACCACAGACAATAATGAATCGGAACAACAGAGAAATGGTGAAAATATTACAGATAACGATCGTAATATAATCAGCTAG
- the LOC124529588 gene encoding ribonuclease Z, mitochondrial isoform X4 translates to MPKPNSGRIFDAQRQRQQISKKAEKYGPSTVYLQVLGSGARGAPNTLYLFTDQKRYLFNCGEGTQRLAHEHKVKLSKLDHIFITNKTWRNIGGLPGLSLTLQDVGVPNITLHGPDGLDELYNATKRFVIMKDMNVTMAKCSPSVDFEDNVMTVKYVLMGPEDNIFKTDSTPIAKKPKLGGEILDSKFEEFIHDDTDYYKRETKNPEEPKNMSPKLKTKNVGKDALKMKDEKVLHELQKQSHCTVAYICTLKKRLGTLVLEKCVELGVKPGPLLGQLKSGQDVVLPDGKLVRSKDVKTPDDPGPVFIVLEVPDISYLKESEFAAHFDDKVNPPENIPTIVVHYTPPHVFNHPKYRAFMSQFGAATRHLALNAHNTCMGSEAVHRSQHRLHLLDEDMFPLLRDASVPALWAPGPRATAALDGARFRGLEELKNKIAEAQFQNIISLEGSCGDAAPGGAAPARLDVVAARTLTMFHLRPKKALDRSAEPKLHIQEYIQEAMDVNGFVESLEKFRKLVEKIRYGRIQHHQEYPKVVFLGTGSCIPSKTRNTSAIVLQIDEQRSMLMDCGEGTFGQLVRFFGPKKVNAFLRTLKAIYISHLHADHHIGLIDVLQARRQALEEIDKEAPEAPVYLLAPGQIVSWLSIYDKEFERIRDEFTLIPNQDLLDDGGEQWAAALRGAGVLRARTCHVAHCPNAFGLAVDVTPHYKLTYSGDTIPCGELVNIGKNSTLLIHEATMEDELAGEARIKMHSTTSQAINIGREMNAKYTILTHFSQRYARLPRLNASILNDNNTVGIAFDNMQITMSDLELLPHMYAPLQLMFAEHCVELELKAANRARQKERQRLSPTPPTSNSVRTYSTNTHTEEETTDKADEHNGTTDNNESEQQRNGENITDNDRNIIS, encoded by the exons ATGCCGAAACCCAATTCTGGAAGAATTTTCGATGCACAACGCCAACGTCAACAAATTAGTAAAAAGGCAGAAAAATATGGCCCTAGTACAGTATATTTACAGGTCCTAGGCTCTGGGGCTAGAGGAGCTCCTAATACTCTTTATCTATTTACTGATCAAAAGCG ttatttattcaattgtgGAGAGGGTACTCAGAGACTTGCCCATGAACACAAGGTAAAACTATCAAAACTTGACCATATTTTTATCACTAACAAGACCTGGAGGAATATTGGTGGTCTGCCTGGACTCTCTCTCACACTCCAAGATGTTGGTGTGCCAAATATAACCTTACATGGACCCGATGGATTG gatgAATTGTACAATGCCACGAAAAGGTTTGTGATTATGAAAGATATGAATGTCACTATGGCCAAGTGCAGTCCTTCTGTTGACTTTGAAGACAATGTGATGACTGTTAAATATGTTCTTAT GGGACctgaagataatatttttaaaactgattCCACACCTATTGCAAAGAAACCAAAACTTGGTGGTGAAATACTAGACAGTAAATTTGAGGAGTTCATTCATGATGACACTGACTATTACAAAAGGGAAACCAAGAACCCTGAAGAACCAAAAAATATGTctccaaaattaaaaacaaaaaatgttggTAAAG ATGCTCTGAAGATGAAGGACGAAAAAGTATTGCATGAACTGCAAAAACAAAGTCATTGTACTGTAGCATATATTTGTACTTTGAAG AAACGTCTAGGTACACTTGTTCTAGAGAAATGCGTAGAATTAGGTGTCAAACCGGGGCCGCTGCTTGGGCAACTGAAGAGCGGACAGGATGTGGTGCTGCCTGATGGTAAACTCGTACGTTCAAAAGATGTGAAGACACCGGACGATCCTGGACCAGTTTTTATTG TCCTGGAAGTTCCAGATATATCATACTTGAAAGAATCAGAATTCGCTGCACATTTTGACGATAAAGTTAACCCACCAGAGAACATTCCTACTATTGTTGTGCACTACACGCCACCGCACGTCTTCAATCATCCCAA GTACCGCGCCTTCATGTCGCAGTTCGGCGCGGCGACGCGGCACCTGGCGCTCAACGCGCACAACACGTGCATGGGCTCGGAGGCCGTGCACCGCTCGCAGCACCGCCTGCACCTGCTGGACGAGGACATGTTCCCGCTGCTGCGCGACGCCAGCGTGCCCGCGCTGTGGGCGCCCGGGCCCCGCGCCACAGCCGCGCTCGACGGCGCGCGCTTCAGGGGCCTCGAGGAGCTCAAGAACAAG ATCGCGGAGGCGCAGTTCCAGAACATCATAAGCCTGGAGGGCTCGTGCGGCGACGCGGCCccgggcggcgcggcgcccgCGCGCCTCGACGTGGTGGCCGCGCGCACGCTCACCATGTTCCACCTGCGCCCCAAGAAGGCGCTCGACAG ATCGGCCGAACCGAAGCTCCATATACAGGAGTATATACAGGAGGCGATGGACGTGAATGGATTCGTTGAGAGTCTAGAAAAATTCCGAAAACTAGTTGAAAAAATACGCTACGGCAGGATCCAGCACCACCAAGAGTATCCGAAGGTAGTTTTCCTCGGAACCGGCTCCTGCATACCGAGTAAGACGAGGAATACCAGTGCAATCGTTCTACAGATTGA CGAACAGAGGTCGATGTTGATGGATTGTGGCGAAGGCACATTTGGTCAGCTGGTTCGCTTCTTTGGACCGAAGAAAGTCAACGCGTTCCTGAGGACACTGAAGGCCATTTATATTTCTCACCTACACGCAGACCACCATATCG GTCTAATAGACGTGCTACAGGCGCGTCGTCAGGCCTTAGAAGAAATTGACAAGGAAGCGCCTGAAGCTCCCGTGTACCTGCTCGCACCCGGACAGATCGTCTCCTGGCTGTCCATATACGACAAGGAGTTCGAGAggatacgagatgaatttacgCTAATACCTAATCAGGATTTG CTGGACGACGGGGGCGAGCAGTGGGCGGCGGCGCTGCGCGGCGCGGGCGTGCTGCGCGCGCGCACGTGCCACGTGGCGCACTGCCCCAACGCCTTCGGGCTGGCCGTCGACGTCACCCCGCACTACAAGCTCACCTACTCCGGCGACACCATACCCTGCGGCGAGCTCGTCAACATCG GTAAAAACTCAACACTGTTAATCCACGAAGCGACAATGGAAGACGAGCTCGCAGGGGAAGCGCGCATTAAGATGCACTCGACGACGTCGCAGGCCATTAACATCGGGCGGGAGATGAACGCCAAGTACACGATACTGACGCACTTCAGCCAGCGGTACGCGCGCCTGCCGCGGCTCAACGCGAGCATACTCAACGATAACAACACGGTCGGGATAGCCTTCGACAACATGCAG ATAACAATGAGCGACTTAGAACTCCTGCCACACATGTACGCCCCACTCCAGCTGATGTTCGCCGAGCACTGTGTCGAGCTGGAACTAAAAGCGGCCAATCGAGCGCGACAAAAGGAAAGGCAGCGCCTGTCCCCCACCCCGCCCACGTCTAACTCTGTACGGACCTACTCCACCAACACCCATACAGAAGAAGAGACCACGGACAAAGCAGACGAGCACAATGGAACCACAGACAATAATGAATCGGAACAACAGAGAAATGGTGAAAATATTACAGATAACGATCGTAATATAATCAGCTAG